In a genomic window of Gossypium arboreum isolate Shixiya-1 chromosome 9, ASM2569848v2, whole genome shotgun sequence:
- the LOC108456730 gene encoding SAC3 family protein B codes for MSGFGKHSGPTTAPKSANPFQFQRPPPPSSTPPIRRSSYTPSSSPPIRPSSYTPSSTPPIRPSSYTPPSTTPIRPSRVNEAADRVWTPLSAFENFGPALRPYQYGGVQRPMESSPRWDDGKIPLEDYDAQSRFRPPVVTSFAASQNPETSFTAKARFQESKSTKSPPTVSIDDTVPRNSSQTILQRPSFNPHMPQNPVKLPANYPNFPAHQDRSMASPHLGSADYRKNFVNEVPDMQVPKQGRLPSQQFDDEFTQEHHKSVRNGSKRPSGSPPRLGTKSISPSSNFPIRPRSLPSARNDPPPTVRNIGPPVSKRTRSPLIYHDDFLQESSTPIEDDTERELQAKAKRLARFKTELSETVETKRPDIADQRLSTTRFQHNVEERKKHVGEQPMDSSGESLNDLVSFDFDGTEASRVIIGLCPDMCPESERAERERKGDLDQYERVDGDRNQTSESLAVKKYTRTAEREASLIRPMLVLQKTIDYLLNLLDQPYDDRFLGIYNFLWDRMRAIRMDLRMQHIFDQGAITMLEQMIRLHIIAMHELCEYTKGEGFSEGFDAHLNIEQMNKTSVELFQMYDDHRKKGINVPTEKEFRGYYALLKLDKHPGYKVEPAELSLDLAKMTPEIRQTPEVLFARNVARACRTGNFVAFFRLVRKASYLQACLMHAHFAKLRTQAFASLHSSLQNNQGLPISHVAEWLGIEEEDIESILDYYGFSIKEFEEPYMVKDGSFLNAENDYPTKCSRLVHQKRSRTIALDVATPHEVTSLPIGASKESQPSKAYKQRANVSPSPKRKSSVSAADEELPDSKVVPSPKSSSQLHLVTETSKGLQQLPEGHLKSGASKPFNFSMDRSSPRSFPAKVVVMEKSNNVTVSSLPDGTNTYGMEQMPPLTFSQASQPERSPSGRFHLSVENPVPQSMAIIDNVKSSPVRSPSGKYTENTLPQTMDLNDLKSQSERPSVKYDKALENSVPQGMEINDLGDKPLDDHQEIENQQIVANIQRKEVAEAKLKLILRLWSRRAAKQRELREQRQLAAEAALSSLPLGIPVRQNNDQWSTFDELDFDHVMSERCEKYERSWSRLNVSDVVSSILGQRNPDAKCLCWKIILCSPESSQGEQPRQNNQVGHLAAGPWLFSKIMPSTEDNNDDDLAITSPGMSIWKKWVPSLCGTDLTCCLSVVKDANCDNLDEVVSGANAVLFIVSQNIPWKLQKAKLYSLLNSVPPGACLPLLVLSGSYNVEDSDPSSVIVNELGLHEIDKSRVSCFLVVFLVGKWHLEHSNGFFSDEKLREGLKWLADKSPLQPVLSSVKMRELVMSHLSPVLEELDKMGDYEVGPNHCISVFNEALDWSFGEITAAIKANPTNWPCPEAMLLKDFSDEFLAAKLFLPSVGWSSPAKTAPLEHALKDCRLARFPDDISLLQRGSMMGKDIDNHRLLLENCLVEYLTQSTKMMGIPLATKETSVMIQRNTRLELRNLSYYLVPNWITIFRRIFNWRLSSLSTGACSFSYVLQTHHVPPLGDLLKLPLEVDTSPNCLSHPSLDEILEVGCSPLKSRRINFDPQPSQDKEDHTSQKNGLAITGDVACTTSKPDSSYGKMVVAGTETDRLSQLLEKCNIVQNSIGEKLSIYF; via the exons ATGTCAGGTTTTGGGAAGCATTCAGGTCCAACAACTGCTCCAAAATCTGCAAATCCTTTTCAGTTTCAACGCCCTCCTCCTCCTTCATCCACTCCTCCAATCAGGCGCTCGAG TTATACTCCTTCATCTAGTCCTCCAATCAGGCCCTCCAG TTATACTCCTTCATCCACTCCTCCAATCAGACCCTCGAG TTACACTCCTCCATCTACTACTCCAATCAGACCCTCAAG GGTAAATGAAGCTGCAGATAGAGTTTGGACACCACTGTCGGCTTTTGAGAATTTCGGTCCTGCTTTGAGACCTTATCAGTATGGTGGGGTCCAAAG GCCTATGGAATCTTCTCCTAGATGGGATGATGGCAAAATTCCCTTAGAAGATTATGATGCCCAAAGTCGTTTCAGACCTCCTGTGGTCACATCATTTGCTGCTTCACAAAATCCTGAAACTAGTTTTACTGCTAAGGCTAGATTTCAAGAGTCAAAGAGTACTAAATCACCACCGACAGTGTCTATAGATGACACTGTACCAAGAAATTCGAGCCAAACGATCCTTCAAAG ACCTTCTTTTAATCCCCATATGCCACAGAATCCTGTCAAGTTGCCAGCCAACTATCCCAATTTCCCAGCTCATCAGGACCGGTCCATGGCCTCACCGCATTTAGGTTCCGCTGATTACAGGAAAAACTTTGTAAATGAAGTACCTGATATGCAAGTTCCCAAACAAGGGAGGTTGCCATCTCAGCAGTTTGATGACGAATTTACCCAGGAGCATCATAAGTCTGTTCGCAATGGTTCTAAGAG GCCATCTGGATCTCCTCCGAGGTTAGGTACCAAGTCAATCTCTCCTAGCTCTAATTTTCCAATTCGTCCAAGATCCTTGCCTTCTGCGCGCAATGATCCTCCTCCCACAGTGAGAAACATTGGGCCTCCTGTTTCTAAAAGAACGAGATCGCCTTTAATTTACCATGATGACTTTCTTCAGGAAAGCTCCACTCCTATTGAAGATGATACTGAGCG AGAATTGCAAGCTAAAGCAAAGCGATTAGCGCGTTTCAAAACTGAATTGAGTGAAACTGTTGAGACGAAACGTCCAGATATTGCAGATCAAAGATTGTCTACAACTAGATTTCAGCACAATGTGGAAGAGAGGAAGAAGCATGTTGGGGAACAGCCTATGGATTCATCTGGGGAGTCCTTGAATGACCTTGTTTCATTCGATTTTGATGGCACAGAAGCATCCAGAGTCATCATTGGGTTATGTCCAGATATGTGTCCGG AATCGGAAAGGgcagaaagagaaagaaaaggtgATCTTGACCAGTATGAACGTGTGGATGGTGATAGAAATCAAACAAGTGAATCCCTCGCTGTTAAGAAG TATACTCGGACAGCTGAGAGAGAAGCAAGTTTGATACGGCCAATGCTAGTCCTGCAGAAGACAATAGATTATCTACTCAATTTGCTGGATCAGCCATATGATGACAGGTTTCTTGGAATATATAACTTTCTATGGGATAGGATGAGAGCAATTCGAATGGACCTGAGGATGCAGCACATCTTTGACCAAGGGGCAATCACTATGCTAGAGCAAATG ATAAGGCTTCACATAATTGCCATGCATGAATTATGTGAATACACCAAAGGCGAGGGCTTCTCTGAGGGATTTGATGCACATCTAAATATCGAGCAGATGAACAAAACATCAGTTGAGCTATTCCAAATGTATGATGATCACAGGAAGAAAGGAATTAATGTTCCAACAGAAAAGGAGTTCAGAGGTTATTATGCACTTCTCAAACTTGACAAGCATCCGGGGTATAAA GTTGAACCTGCAGAGCTCTCACTGGACCTCGCTAAGATGACTCCAGAGATAAGACAAACTCCAGAAGTGCTATTTGCTCGTAATGTAGCTAG GGCTTGCAGAACGGGTAATTTTGTTGCCTTCTTTAGACTAGTGAGGAAGGCAAGCTACCTTCAAGCATGCTTGATGCATGCCCATTTTGCAAAG TTACGAACCCAGGCTTTTGCTTCTCTACACTCTAGTCTTCAGAACAACCAAGGCCTCCCTATTTCCCATGTTGCCGAATGGCTTGGGATTGAG GAAGAGGACATCGAAAGCATTTTAGACTACTATGGCTTTTCAATAAAGGAATTTGAAGAGCCATATATGGTGAAGGACGGTTCATTTCTTAATGCTGAAAATGACTATCCTACCAAGTGTTCAAGACTTGTTCATCAAAAAAGATCTAGAACAATAGCCTTGGATGTTGCAACTCCTCACGAAGTGACTTCCTTGCCCATAGGAGCATCGAAGGAGAGTCAACCAAGTAAAGCTTATAAACAAAGGGCAAATGTCTCACCTTCTCCTAAAAGGAAGAGTTCTGTTTCAGCAGCTGATGAAGAATTGCCTGATTCTAAAGTTGTTCCTTCTCCAAAGTCTAGTTCGCAACTGCATTTGGTGACTGAGACATCAAAAGGGTTACAACAGCTCCCAGAAGGTCATCTCAAGTCTGGTGCCTCCAAACCGTTTAATTTCTCTATGGATCGTAGTTCCCCTCGGTCATTTCCAGCAAAAGTTGTGGTCATGGAGAAATCAAACAATGTCACTGTTTCCTCATTGCCTGACGGAACAAATACTTATGGCATGGAACAAATGCCACCACTAACTTTTTCACAAGCATCTCAGCCTGAGAGATCACCTAGTGGTAGATTTCATCTCTCTGTGGAAAACCCCGTACCTCAAAGTATGGCTATTATTGACAATGTAAAGTCCTCACCAGTGAGATCACCTAGTGGTAAATATACAGAGAACACATTGCCTCAAACGATGGATCTTAATGACTTAAAATCTCAGTCAGAGAGGCCAAGTGTTAAATATGATAAAGCTTTGGAAAATTCAGTGCCTCAAGGGATGGAAATTAATGATTTAGGAGATAAACCTCTGGATGATCATCAAGAAATTGAGAATCAGCAAATAGTTGCAAATATTCAGCGCAAGGAAGTTGCTGAAGCAAAACTCAAGTTGATCCTGAG GTTGTGGAGCCGACGTGCTGCAAAGCAAAGGGAATTACGGGAACAAAGACAGTTAGCAGCTGAAGCTGCACTAAGTTCATTACCACTGGGAATACCAGTTCGGCAGAACAACGAT CAATGGAGCACATTTGATGAGCTTGATTTTGATCATGTAATGAGTGAGAGATGCGAAAAATATGAAAGGTCATGGTCGAGGCTGAATGTTTCTGATGTAGTGTCAAGTATTTTGGGTCAAAGAAACCCGGATGCTAAATGCCTATGctggaaaattattttatgttcTCCGGAGAGCAGTCAAGGAGAGCAACCAAGGCAGAATAACCAGGTTGGCCATTTGGCAGCAGGCCCATGGTTGTTCTCTAAGATCATGCCTTCCACAGAAGATAATAACGATGATGATTTAGCAATCACGTCTCCTGGTATGTCGATATGGAAGAAATGGGTTCCTAGCTTATGTGGTACCGATCTAACTTGCTGCTTGTCTGTTGTGAAAGATGCAAATTGCGATAATCTGGATGAGGTCGTATCTGGAGCAAACGCGGTATTATTTATTGTATCTCAGAACATTCCATGGAAGCTCCAAAAGGCCAAACTTTATAGTCTTTTGAATTCAGTTCCTCCTGGTGCATGCTTACCACTTCTGGTCTTAAGTGGTTCTTATAACGTAGAAGATTCAGATCCTTCCTCGGTTATAGTTAATGAATTGGGGCTGCATGAAATTGACAAATCACGGGTAAGCTGCTTTTTGGTGGTTTTCCTTGTTGGTAAGTGGCATTTAGAACACTCAAATGGGTTTTTCAGTGATGAAAAGTTAAGAGAAGGACTGAAGTGGTTGGCCGATAAATCACCTCTACAACCTGTTCTTAGCAGTGTGAAGATGCGCGAACTTGTCATGTCTCACCTGAGTCCAGTGTTGGAGGAACTTGATAAAATGGGTGATTATGAAGTAGGTCCGAATCACTGCATTTCAGTCTTCAATGAAGCATTGGATTGGTCATTTGGAGAAATTACTGCTGCTATTAAAGCAAATCCTACCAATTGGCCTTGTCCAGAGGCTATGCTGCTAAAAGACTTTAGTGACGAATTTTTAGCTGCGAAGTTGTTCCTGCCAAGTGTGGGGTGGAGCTCGCCAGCAAAAACTGCACCACTCGAACACGCATTGAAAGATTGTCGACTTGCCCGTTTTCCCGATGATATCTCATTGCTACAAAGGGGTTCAATGATGGGAAAAGATATTGATAACCACAGATTACTACTTGAAAATTGTTTGGTAGAATACCTAACACAATCAACAAAGATGATGGGAATTCCACTAGCTACAAAAGAGACATCCGTGATGATACAAAGAAACACACGGCTCGAACTCCGCAACTTGAGTTATTATCTTGTGCCAAACTGGATCACGATCTTCCGACGGATTTTCAACTGGCGACTTTCGAGTTTATCAACCGGGGCCTGTTCCTTTTCATATGTATTGCAGACTCATCATGTGCCTCCATTGGGAGATCTACTTAAGTTACCACTTGAAGTCGACACTTCACCGAATTGCTTGAGTCATCCATCTTTAGATGAAATACTTGAAGTTGGTTGTAGTCCCCTCAAATCTCGGAGGATCAACTTCGATCCCCAACCTTCTCAGGATAAAGAAGACCATACTTCACAGAAAAATGGATTGGCCATTACAGGTGATGTTGCTTGTACTACAAGTAAACCAGATAGCAGTTATGGTAAAATGGTGGTGGCTGGAACTGAAACTGATAGATTAAGCCAATTGTTGGAGAAATGTAACATAGTACAGAATAGTATAGGTGAGAAGCTTTCAATTTACTTC
- the LOC108454631 gene encoding peptide methionine sulfoxide reductase B5-like, with protein sequence MGSSSGSVHKTEEEWRAILSPEQFRILRQKGTELRGTGEYDKFFQEGVYNCAGCGTPLYKSTTKFNSGCGWPAFYEGFPGAINRTPDPDGRRTEITCAACGGHLGHVFKGEGFSVPTDERHCVNSFSIKFVTADATPSL encoded by the exons ATGGGTTCATCATCGGGTTCCGTTCATAAAACAGAGGAAGAATGGCGGGCGATTCTTTCCCCAGAACAGTTTCGGATCCTACGTCAAAAAGGAACCGA GTTACGAGGAACCGGAGAGTACGACAAATTTTTCCAGGAAGGTGTTTACAATTGTGCCGGTTGTGGTACACCACTTTACAAGTCCACAACCAAATTTAACTCCGGCTGCGGTTGGCCTGCATTCTACGAGGGTTTCCCTGGAGCCATAAACCGAACC CCTGATCCTGATGGAAGAAGAACCGAGATTACTTGTGCAGCTTGTGGGGGACACTTGGGTCATGTTTTTAAAGGGGAAGGATTCTCGGTGCCGACTGATGAACGCCACTGTGTCAACAGCTTTTCAATCAAGTTTGTCACAGCCGATGCAACTCCTTCACTATGA